The following proteins come from a genomic window of Paenibacillus antri:
- the blaI gene encoding penicillinase repressor BlaI: MTKSVPNISEAEWEVMNVLWDKAPIAANEVIRALQEKTDWKPKTIRTLLDRLVKKKVVGVDQAPKVYTFFPLYSRSECQHAEAQSFVKRIYSGTLTSMLVQFIEERTLSDEEIRELRSILNDKPKPN, from the coding sequence TTGACTAAAAGCGTGCCGAATATTTCGGAAGCGGAATGGGAAGTCATGAACGTGCTGTGGGACAAGGCGCCGATCGCGGCGAACGAGGTCATCCGCGCGCTGCAGGAAAAGACGGATTGGAAACCGAAGACGATCCGCACGTTGCTGGATCGGTTAGTAAAGAAGAAAGTCGTCGGCGTCGATCAAGCGCCGAAGGTATATACTTTCTTTCCGCTTTACTCGCGAAGCGAATGTCAGCATGCCGAAGCGCAGTCCTTCGTGAAACGAATTTACAGCGGAACGCTTACATCCATGTTGGTTCAATTTATCGAAGAACGAACCTTGTCGGACGAGGAAATTCGAGAGCTCCGTTCCATCCTGAACGACAAACCGAAACCGAACTGA
- a CDS encoding stalk domain-containing protein — protein MAAVTLAACAGLCGSATAMAQAGGPAEQSVTILLDDYPLPLPLAPTIVDGTTMVPFRAISEALGITVEWQEETRSIAAADPTDGKVVELTLGSNVARVGGIDTELRVAPMSVDGSTLIPLAFFSQQFGANVSWDAATRTVSIDSPPRQLRTMAFYAISSFREAPLASSFDAVAFGWGRLDESSNFTLEGKDFYWPEPAGDVTPQSLVDGVTEQGRDPYFMVFASDAAGELTAVLEDETLAEGTIERIVDTAAERRFSGVLLDFEGLGLTGDAEAVQESYNSFVRKLDSAADARGLRLAVAVHPPNGAYRGYDYKTLATLSDEMIVMAYAYEGEKGPEPMKRVDEAIRRTLNDVPAEKLLLGISMGSENADSLGAKIGLAKRYGLRGIAMWRLGLIGEEASQVIRAEVRE, from the coding sequence TTGGCAGCCGTAACCCTTGCCGCGTGCGCCGGATTATGCGGTTCGGCGACCGCCATGGCGCAAGCCGGGGGACCCGCGGAGCAATCGGTAACGATCTTACTGGACGATTACCCTCTTCCGCTTCCCCTAGCGCCAACAATCGTGGACGGTACGACGATGGTTCCGTTCCGGGCGATTTCCGAAGCGCTTGGGATTACGGTGGAATGGCAGGAGGAGACGCGGTCGATCGCAGCGGCCGACCCGACGGACGGCAAAGTCGTCGAGCTGACCTTAGGGTCGAACGTCGCTCGCGTCGGCGGGATCGACACGGAACTGCGGGTCGCCCCGATGTCCGTCGACGGGTCGACGCTCATCCCGCTCGCTTTCTTTAGCCAGCAGTTCGGCGCGAACGTGTCTTGGGACGCCGCGACGCGCACCGTGTCGATCGATTCGCCGCCCCGACAGCTCCGTACGATGGCGTTCTATGCCATCTCTTCCTTTCGGGAGGCGCCGCTCGCTTCCTCGTTCGATGCGGTCGCTTTCGGTTGGGGCCGACTCGACGAGTCGTCGAATTTTACGTTGGAAGGGAAGGATTTCTATTGGCCGGAGCCCGCGGGGGACGTTACGCCGCAATCGCTTGTGGACGGCGTCACCGAACAAGGGCGCGATCCTTATTTCATGGTGTTCGCTTCGGACGCCGCCGGCGAGCTGACGGCGGTATTGGAAGATGAAACGCTCGCGGAAGGCACGATCGAGCGGATCGTAGACACCGCGGCGGAGCGTCGATTCTCCGGCGTCCTGCTTGATTTCGAAGGGCTGGGGCTGACCGGCGACGCGGAGGCGGTGCAGGAATCGTATAATTCTTTCGTACGGAAGCTCGATTCGGCCGCCGATGCGAGGGGACTGCGCTTGGCGGTTGCGGTTCATCCGCCCAACGGCGCCTATCGCGGTTACGATTATAAGACTCTTGCGACGTTATCCGACGAGATGATCGTCATGGCGTACGCTTACGAGGGCGAGAAAGGACCGGAACCGATGAAGCGCGTGGACGAAGCCATTCGTCGGACGTTGAACGACGTTCCGGCGGAGAAGCTTCTCCTTGGGATTTCCATGGGAAGCGAGAATGCCGACTCGCTGGGCGCGAAGATCGGATTGGCCAAGCGTTATGGATTGAGAGGAATCGCCATGTGGCGTCTCGGCTTGATCGGAGAGGAAGCTTCGCAAGTCATTCGCGCGGAAGTAAGGGAGTAG
- a CDS encoding C40 family peptidase codes for MSRHPTAIAGIVLLSLCAAQLSSCANRNDVQPRSVGEGAGIEEAAVNDPDLYFGDLGVEGFLYDRGENRRIASLGKDKKTPKIDPNGFPLNMQFPNPAVGPIRGTYVENIVKTAKSYLGTPYVYGSDRTEPSTFDCSDFTRWVFLDAVGMDLPWDSRAQAAYVKAFAPKTYTSLRQAKRGDLLFFTNYRGEKASDYEGIRPSEKPVTHTAIYLGNGKIIHSASKMSGGVRIDEWSWRQLHRRFLFGGGILPAKQPAKKAK; via the coding sequence ATGTCGAGGCACCCCACAGCCATAGCGGGAATCGTCCTCCTCTCGCTCTGCGCGGCGCAGCTGTCGTCCTGCGCGAACCGGAACGACGTACAACCCCGATCCGTCGGCGAGGGCGCGGGCATCGAAGAAGCGGCCGTGAACGATCCCGATCTGTATTTCGGGGACTTGGGCGTAGAGGGCTTCCTGTACGACCGCGGGGAAAACCGCCGCATCGCTTCCTTGGGCAAAGACAAAAAAACGCCTAAAATCGATCCGAACGGATTCCCGCTGAACATGCAATTCCCCAACCCGGCCGTTGGCCCGATTCGAGGGACGTATGTCGAGAACATCGTGAAGACCGCCAAGTCGTACTTAGGCACTCCGTACGTATACGGCTCCGACCGGACGGAACCGTCGACGTTCGACTGCTCCGACTTTACCCGCTGGGTGTTCTTGGACGCCGTCGGCATGGACTTGCCGTGGGATTCGCGGGCCCAAGCGGCATACGTCAAAGCGTTCGCCCCGAAAACGTACACCTCCCTTCGCCAAGCGAAGCGCGGCGACCTGTTGTTCTTCACGAACTATCGAGGAGAGAAGGCGTCCGACTACGAGGGAATCCGGCCGTCCGAGAAGCCGGTCACGCATACGGCCATCTATCTCGGGAACGGGAAGATCATTCACAGCGCGTCGAAGATGAGCGGAGGCGTCCGCATCGACGAATGGAGCTGGAGGCAGCTGCACCGGCGCTTCTTGTTCGGAGGCGGCATTCTTCCCGCCAAGCAGCCCGCTAAGAAGGCGAAATAG
- a CDS encoding hemolysin family protein, whose amino-acid sequence MVTALLVLAVLIVLNAFFAASEIALISLNDNKIKAMAEEGHKKAGLLHKLLSEPSRFLATIQIGITLAGFMASAFAAESFAGSLAGVLYATGIPISIEILETVSVVLITMLLSYFTLVLGELVPKRIAMEKSEAIAMFAVTPLTVLSKLTAPFVKLLTLSTNVLVRLFGVDPNADKEQVTEEEIRMMVDVGKENGAIDESEKTMINNIFEFDNKSVSDIMTHRRNVVGLPLSVTLQEAASRIHEEKFTRFPVYDEHIDNIVGILHVKDLLPFIAKGRDASSFDLQAMIRKPYFVPESKKIDELLKELQLHKVHMAVAIDEYGGTAGVVTIEDLIEEIVGNIYDEYDEDEKPIEQADDGTYLVNGGVHIREIKSLLNIEIEDDEFDTLSGFIISQLGRIPEEHEQPSIEFAGFRFQVEEVNEMRLGKVKIARAAAAVQPQL is encoded by the coding sequence ATGGTAACCGCTTTACTGGTACTCGCGGTTTTAATTGTACTGAACGCTTTCTTTGCCGCCTCGGAGATCGCTTTGATTTCGCTGAACGATAACAAGATCAAGGCGATGGCGGAGGAAGGTCATAAGAAGGCAGGGCTATTGCACAAACTCCTGAGCGAACCGAGCCGTTTCTTGGCCACCATTCAAATCGGCATTACGCTTGCGGGATTTATGGCGAGCGCGTTCGCCGCGGAAAGCTTCGCCGGCAGTCTGGCCGGCGTGCTTTACGCAACGGGGATCCCGATCTCTATAGAAATCTTGGAGACCGTCTCCGTAGTATTGATTACCATGCTGCTTTCTTACTTTACCCTCGTTCTCGGCGAGTTGGTGCCTAAGCGCATCGCCATGGAGAAGTCCGAGGCGATCGCGATGTTCGCGGTTACGCCGCTGACGGTATTATCCAAGCTGACGGCGCCGTTCGTGAAGCTGCTCACCTTATCGACGAACGTATTGGTGCGTCTCTTCGGCGTCGATCCGAACGCGGACAAAGAGCAGGTCACGGAGGAAGAAATTCGGATGATGGTCGACGTCGGCAAAGAAAACGGCGCGATCGACGAATCCGAAAAGACGATGATCAACAACATCTTCGAGTTCGACAATAAATCGGTCTCGGATATTATGACGCATCGGAGAAACGTAGTCGGCTTGCCTCTAAGCGTTACGCTGCAGGAAGCGGCGTCGCGGATTCACGAGGAGAAGTTCACCCGCTTCCCCGTGTACGACGAGCATATCGACAACATCGTCGGCATCCTGCACGTGAAGGACCTGCTTCCCTTCATCGCGAAGGGCCGGGATGCGTCGTCCTTCGATCTTCAAGCGATGATTCGCAAGCCTTACTTCGTCCCGGAATCGAAGAAAATCGACGAGCTGCTGAAGGAGCTTCAGCTGCACAAGGTGCATATGGCCGTGGCGATCGACGAATACGGGGGCACGGCCGGGGTCGTCACGATCGAGGATCTGATCGAGGAGATCGTCGGCAACATCTATGACGAGTACGACGAAGACGAGAAGCCTATCGAACAGGCGGACGACGGCACGTACCTCGTGAACGGCGGCGTCCACATCCGCGAAATCAAGTCGCTGCTGAACATCGAAATCGAGGACGACGAATTCGATACGTTGAGCGGTTTCATTATCAGTCAGTTAGGCCGCATTCCGGAGGAACACGAACAGCCTTCGATCGAGTTCGCCGGATTCCGGTTTCAAGTCGAAGAAGTGAACGAGATGCGGTTGGGAAAAGTGAAAATCGCGAGAGCGGCGGCGGCGGTTCAACCGCAACTGTAG
- a CDS encoding response regulator transcription factor, which produces MYKLLIVDDEPTVRYGLRHYFDWAEYGIEAAEEADDGDAALEAAERVRPDLVLTDVRMPNMSGIELSRVLREKYPETKIVFVSGHDDADYLKSALQVNAVDYIFKPVNLQELRTVIERVAAELANRDRERLLARDMQEKLRESMPLLRERFLLSTLQGRAALRSGAEERIRFLELQLPLDAEYEVIVLSLDNYAELKDARSERDLQLLVYAATNIAQELIDRCAGGYAFESGVGEIAGLLRWSGEDDPEERLLTLAGDIRDNLERWLKIGATIGVGSRTRGLSKVCDSYAQAREAASRKWYLGKNRIITMDSLSVETAEGREERIDHAQIERLTTLLRAGDAEALRDEMNALFDRLTEHRASGFAYGRNVSLQIALLADQLLLEFGIGQAAGAPRVWESLTKKETIEDLRMALEQYISSVCAAIRERRDNRSSNLVERVQAVLAARYAENLSVADVGKEVYLSPTYVSLLYKQETGRTINEALTAVRIEKAKELLRDPKYKFYDVCFAVGYADPSYFTKLFKKMTGLTPKAYRDQLY; this is translated from the coding sequence ATGTATAAGCTGTTGATCGTAGACGACGAGCCGACGGTCCGGTACGGCCTTCGGCATTATTTCGATTGGGCGGAATACGGGATCGAAGCGGCGGAGGAAGCCGACGACGGCGACGCGGCGCTGGAAGCGGCCGAGCGCGTCCGTCCGGACCTCGTGTTAACCGACGTGCGCATGCCGAATATGAGCGGTATCGAGCTGTCGCGCGTGCTGCGGGAGAAGTACCCGGAGACGAAGATCGTGTTCGTCAGCGGGCACGACGATGCCGATTATTTGAAGTCCGCGTTGCAGGTGAACGCGGTCGATTATATTTTCAAGCCGGTGAATTTGCAGGAGCTGCGCACGGTCATCGAACGGGTGGCGGCGGAGCTGGCGAATCGGGACCGGGAGCGGCTGCTCGCCCGGGACATGCAGGAGAAGCTGCGGGAGAGCATGCCGCTGCTGCGGGAGAGGTTCCTGCTCTCGACGCTGCAGGGGCGGGCGGCGCTGCGCTCCGGCGCGGAGGAACGCATCCGGTTCCTTGAATTGCAGCTGCCGCTGGATGCCGAGTACGAGGTGATCGTCCTCAGCCTCGACAATTACGCCGAGCTGAAGGACGCCAGATCGGAACGCGATCTGCAGCTGCTCGTCTACGCGGCGACGAACATCGCGCAGGAGCTGATCGACCGCTGCGCGGGCGGGTATGCGTTCGAATCGGGCGTCGGCGAGATCGCAGGGCTGCTGCGCTGGAGCGGCGAGGACGACCCGGAGGAGCGGCTGCTGACGCTCGCGGGGGACATTCGCGACAATCTGGAGCGGTGGCTGAAGATCGGCGCGACGATCGGAGTCGGCAGTCGAACGAGGGGGCTGTCGAAGGTGTGCGATTCGTACGCGCAGGCGCGGGAAGCGGCGAGCCGGAAGTGGTATTTGGGCAAAAATCGGATCATTACGATGGACAGCCTGAGCGTGGAAACGGCGGAGGGCCGCGAGGAGCGAATCGACCACGCCCAGATCGAGAGGCTGACGACGCTGCTGCGGGCCGGCGACGCGGAGGCGCTGCGCGACGAGATGAACGCGCTGTTCGATCGGTTGACGGAACACCGCGCGAGCGGCTTCGCCTACGGCCGGAACGTGAGCTTGCAGATCGCGCTGCTCGCCGATCAGCTGCTGCTCGAATTCGGGATCGGACAGGCGGCGGGAGCGCCGCGCGTCTGGGAGTCGCTAACGAAGAAGGAGACGATCGAGGACCTTCGGATGGCATTGGAACAATACATATCGAGCGTGTGCGCCGCCATCCGGGAGCGCAGAGACAACCGGTCGAGCAATCTGGTCGAGCGGGTGCAGGCGGTGCTCGCGGCGCGATATGCGGAAAACTTGTCCGTCGCGGACGTCGGGAAAGAGGTGTATTTGTCCCCGACGTACGTCAGCTTGTTATATAAGCAGGAAACCGGCCGGACGATCAACGAAGCGTTGACGGCGGTTCGGATCGAGAAGGCGAAGGAGCTGCTCCGCGATCCGAAGTATAAATTTTACGACGTATGCTTCGCGGTCGGGTACGCGGATCCGAGTTATTTCACGAAGCTGTTCAAGAAGATGACCGGGCTGACGCCGAAGGCGTATCGAGATCAACTTTACTGA